In the Qipengyuania pelagi genome, one interval contains:
- a CDS encoding M48 family metallopeptidase: MIEWLRADSPSKPAKPAVPPQIELLGRAIPIHITRHPRARRLTMRLAPDGGAVRVTMPRWSRQAEAIRFAQDRRAWLEAQAAKVPTREDPVARGHILWRGRTLAIDWRADAPRRPVLTGDTLALGGPAETVSKRLARWLESEAERLMAHDVAFYCERAGIAAPPLRLSRAQRRWGSCSSSGTVRINWRLVQAPDAVRRSVVAHEVAHLVHFDHSPAFHALLADLYEGDQREADVWLKTEGRSLYADFG; encoded by the coding sequence ATGATCGAATGGCTGCGCGCCGATAGCCCGTCGAAACCGGCGAAACCGGCGGTGCCGCCGCAGATCGAGCTGCTGGGCCGTGCCATTCCCATCCATATCACGCGCCACCCCCGCGCGCGCCGATTGACCATGCGGCTCGCCCCCGATGGCGGTGCGGTGCGCGTCACCATGCCGCGCTGGAGCCGCCAGGCCGAAGCGATCCGCTTCGCGCAGGACCGGCGCGCATGGCTCGAAGCGCAGGCGGCCAAGGTTCCGACCCGCGAGGACCCGGTCGCGCGCGGCCATATCCTCTGGCGCGGGCGGACGCTCGCGATCGACTGGCGCGCCGATGCGCCCCGCCGCCCGGTCCTGACCGGCGACACGCTCGCATTGGGTGGCCCGGCGGAAACGGTGTCGAAACGCCTCGCCCGCTGGCTGGAAAGCGAGGCGGAGCGTCTGATGGCCCATGATGTCGCCTTCTATTGCGAGCGGGCGGGCATCGCCGCCCCGCCCCTGCGCCTGTCCCGCGCGCAGCGTCGCTGGGGCAGCTGTTCGAGCAGCGGGACGGTGCGGATCAACTGGCGGCTGGTGCAGGCACCCGACGCGGTGCGCCGCTCCGTCGTCGCGCACGAAGTCGCGCACCTCGTCCATTTCGATCACAGCCCGGCCTTCCACGCTTTGCTCGCCGATCTGTACGAAGGCGACCAGCGCGAGGCGGATGTGTGGCTCAAAACCGAGGGACGCTCGCTCTACGCCGATTTCGGGTGA
- a CDS encoding YcgN family cysteine cluster protein, whose protein sequence is MGEMRDRFWERPLAELSPEEWEALCDGCGRCCLHKIEDEDTGEIADTNVACRLLDCETAQCSDYRNRKSFVPDCLRLTLKIVDSVEWLPRTCAYRVRAEGRPLPDWHYLISGDRQAVVRAGVSVSGRVISETRAGPLEHHIVEWDDEEADGI, encoded by the coding sequence ATGGGTGAAATGAGGGACCGGTTCTGGGAGCGCCCGCTGGCCGAGCTATCGCCCGAGGAGTGGGAGGCGCTTTGCGACGGGTGCGGGCGCTGCTGCCTCCACAAGATCGAGGACGAGGATACCGGCGAAATCGCCGACACCAATGTCGCGTGCCGCCTGCTCGATTGCGAGACCGCGCAGTGCAGCGACTACCGGAACCGCAAGAGCTTCGTGCCCGATTGCCTGCGCCTGACCCTCAAGATCGTCGACAGCGTCGAATGGCTCCCCCGCACCTGCGCCTATCGCGTGCGCGCCGAAGGGCGGCCTTTGCCCGACTGGCATTACCTGATTTCCGGTGACCGGCAGGCGGTGGTGCGTGCGGGCGTATCGGTGTCGGGCCGCGTCATCAGTGAAACCCGCGCAGGGCCGCTCGAACACCACATCGTCGAGTGGGATGATGAAGAGGCAGACGGTATCTAA
- a CDS encoding SCO family protein: MNRDTMAPPIRFKSRLLCIALAPLFLAACDASAPAPPPEEPPLAGADIGGPFELTGEDGKTYGWDDFDGKYRIVYFGYAYCPDVCPTDVQRMAQGLRLFETESPELARQIQPIFITIDPARDTQEVVGEFTDAFHPRLLGLTGTPEQVEKAAEVFRVYYQKGADQPGGGYLMDHSNFTFLFGPDGAPLATLPTDLGPEAVAEELRKWVK, translated from the coding sequence ATGAACCGCGACACCATGGCCCCTCCGATCCGTTTCAAATCCCGCCTGCTCTGCATCGCGCTCGCGCCCCTCTTCCTCGCAGCGTGCGATGCGAGTGCACCCGCCCCTCCGCCCGAAGAACCGCCGCTGGCGGGCGCCGATATCGGCGGGCCGTTCGAACTGACCGGGGAAGACGGCAAGACGTATGGATGGGACGATTTCGACGGCAAGTACCGGATCGTCTATTTCGGTTACGCCTATTGCCCCGATGTCTGCCCGACCGATGTGCAGCGCATGGCGCAGGGGCTGAGACTGTTCGAGACGGAATCGCCCGAGCTGGCGCGGCAGATCCAGCCGATCTTCATCACCATCGACCCGGCGCGCGACACACAAGAAGTCGTCGGCGAATTCACCGACGCCTTCCATCCGCGCCTGCTCGGCCTCACGGGAACGCCCGAACAGGTCGAGAAGGCGGCCGAGGTGTTCCGGGTCTATTACCAGAAGGGCGCGGACCAGCCGGGCGGCGGCTATCTGATGGATCATTCCAATTTCACCTTCCTGTTCGGCCCCGACGGGGCACCGCTGGCCACGCTGCCGACCGATCTTGGCCCCGAGGCGGTGGCCGAGGAACTCCGAAAATGGGTGAAATGA
- a CDS encoding ankyrin repeat domain-containing protein encodes MAVSAVMAQPVAAQHMSEGYEFLKAVKERDGDTVINALNQPGNTLINTRDFATGRTAMHIVTERRDANWIAFLTARGGNPDIADKKGVTPLQIATQLGYIEGIEALLKAGAQVDQANAAGETPLISAIHRRDTAMIRVLLKNGASPDRTDNSGRSARDYAQLMVGGGPVLQEIAQADADRAEKGGGKTYGPSL; translated from the coding sequence GTGGCCGTATCGGCCGTAATGGCGCAGCCGGTCGCGGCGCAGCACATGTCCGAAGGCTATGAATTCCTGAAAGCGGTGAAGGAGCGGGATGGCGACACGGTCATCAACGCGCTGAACCAGCCGGGCAACACGCTGATCAACACCCGCGATTTCGCCACCGGGCGCACGGCCATGCATATCGTGACCGAACGCCGCGACGCGAACTGGATCGCCTTCCTGACGGCACGCGGCGGCAATCCCGACATCGCGGACAAAAAGGGCGTAACCCCGCTCCAGATCGCGACGCAGCTCGGCTATATCGAAGGGATCGAGGCGCTGCTTAAGGCGGGCGCGCAGGTCGATCAGGCGAATGCCGCCGGGGAGACACCGCTGATTTCCGCCATCCACCGCCGCGACACCGCGATGATCCGCGTCCTGTTAAAGAACGGCGCCAGCCCCGACCGGACCGACAATTCGGGCCGCTCGGCGCGCGACTATGCGCAATTGATGGTCGGTGGCGGTCCGGTGTTGCAGGAAATCGCGCAGGCCGATGCCGACCGCGCGGAAAAGGGCGGCGGCAAGACCTACGGGCCGAGCCTGTGA
- a CDS encoding COQ9 family protein, translating to MTLAELRLHLAPLIADAAIFDGWSEEALAMAADQAGVDRDVARLAFKGKSGLSQMAMIEAWIATIDREMAERMTPEKLGAMKVRERIRSLVQFRLDAVRGQEEALRRATAIMAMPQNAAASLKTGWSSADLMWRLAGDTATDWNHYTKRTILAGIYGATLAVFVSDESEDKQETRAFLDRRIDGVMKFEKAKAQYLGRERESFSMMRFLGRLRYPVR from the coding sequence ATGACGCTTGCCGAATTGCGGCTCCATCTCGCCCCGCTGATCGCCGATGCGGCCATTTTCGATGGCTGGAGCGAGGAGGCGCTGGCCATGGCGGCGGATCAGGCGGGGGTCGATCGCGATGTCGCCCGGCTTGCCTTCAAGGGCAAGAGCGGGCTCAGCCAGATGGCGATGATCGAAGCCTGGATCGCCACGATCGACCGCGAGATGGCCGAGCGGATGACGCCCGAAAAGCTGGGCGCGATGAAGGTGCGCGAACGCATTCGCAGTCTCGTCCAGTTCCGGCTCGACGCGGTGCGCGGGCAGGAAGAGGCGCTGCGCCGCGCCACCGCGATCATGGCGATGCCGCAGAACGCCGCCGCATCGCTGAAGACCGGATGGAGCAGCGCGGACCTCATGTGGCGCCTCGCGGGCGACACCGCGACCGACTGGAACCATTATACGAAACGCACCATCCTCGCCGGAATCTATGGCGCGACTTTGGCTGTATTCGTTTCCGACGAGAGCGAGGACAAGCAGGAGACGCGCGCCTTCCTCGACCGCCGCATCGACGGGGTGATGAAGTTCGAAAAAGCCAAGGCCCAATACCTGGGCCGCGAGCGCGAGAGCTTCAGCATGATGCGCTTCCTGGGCCGTTTACGCTATCCGGTGAGATAG
- a CDS encoding FeoA family protein: MTLDALRHNTPARIVSVDWDRLAGDEAKRLRALGLDEGAEIAMLHRGVFGGRDPLAVRVGRMTVALRRAHAAAIEIELVDAGATA, translated from the coding sequence ATGACTTTGGATGCGCTTCGACACAACACACCTGCGCGAATCGTCTCTGTCGACTGGGACAGGTTGGCCGGCGACGAGGCCAAGCGCCTGCGCGCGCTCGGATTGGACGAGGGTGCGGAAATCGCGATGCTGCATCGCGGCGTGTTCGGTGGGCGCGATCCACTTGCAGTCAGGGTCGGGCGGATGACAGTGGCCTTGCGCCGCGCCCATGCCGCCGCCATCGAAATCGAACTCGTCGATGCAGGAGCCACGGCATGA